In the genome of Anguilla anguilla isolate fAngAng1 chromosome 15, fAngAng1.pri, whole genome shotgun sequence, the window TTAAGTCAACCTTTGGTCTGCCAAAGTCCccaaggagaaggagagataaCTGCACCCGCAGTCTGCGAGGAAAGCCTTCCTTCGGACGACATCCAGCAGGCAGCAGGTGAGTGTCCGTCTTCATGGTGTTAGCATGGGCACAGGCATTTATCGGTGGACAGTGTGAAAGGAATGGCAGGGCTGTGAGCTTCCTCCTTAGGGCCCCTGCCCTCTCAGAAGTACGTGCAGGTACAGTGCAGGTACATGTTTGTTCTTTCGCAAATGTACCCggaaagtacaataatgttccATTTGGGTATTAATAAGTACCTTGtacgaccaaaaaaaaaggtacaaataaatgatgtattgctggctagggTACAATTTTACGTACCTATGGAGTACCACCACAGTGACAAGTGCACTTTCTCATACCTTTGTTCTCTGAGAGTTTGTTACTGAGCGAGCGAAAGGCTTGCACCAGCGGAGTGGCCATTGCAGGTATACCCCTGTAATATATGGGCAAAGTGATTAACCGTCATAGAGTCACTGCTTGGTGTTTAGCAATGGGCTGTTGCATGGAGCCTGGCGTGTGGCTCGTTCAGTTAAGCTCTGCGTGGAGACAAATCGCAGGAATTACGCGGCCAGGTCAAAGCCGTGTTGCTCTCACGTACGACGAGGGGATGTTTTTATCAACGttatttttccctctgtttgaaattgttttctctTGTTATATAAGTACATCAGTAGAACCGCCGTCAGGAGCAGTTCATAAAAGTAGCACGGACGGGGAAACGGAGGAACAGGTTTGGAGCTGCAGGTGTTTTTGACGCGCCTCGGATCGCGTTCTGGTACGACAGTGCGTCCTTTTGCTTTCGAATTCAGGTTGTGCTACCGCCTGTGGCGTTCGTATGAGCGCGACGCTACCGCCTGTGGCGTTCGAATTAGCGCAACGCTACATCCTGTGGCGTTCAAATTAGCGCAACGCTACATCCTGTGGCGTTCAAATTAGTGCAATGCTACATCCTGTGGCATACATTGTTTCTTGTGGAAGCAAAGGGAAGGCGTTCCTCATAGTTCGTACTTTGGAAAAGAGTTTTCCGCCGGATTGACTGTTAACTATTAACAATCCCCAGAGTACAGTGTTCGTGGTGTAGATCATGAGGACAGTTCCAACTgtaagcattttcattttttcctcttaatgaaaaacattgacTTTTACTCTGTTACGAATTGTGTGAAATAATTggattcttcttctttctcttttctttggaGAGGGTGTTAAAATTCATCGTACCCACAACAGCAATAAGCGGTTTTCCCCCGATGGAAGGATTAGCGTGGTAATTTGATGAAGATAAGGCCAGCATgattaccatggcaacaaacTAAGAATTCCTCTGCTGGGACAAGTAATTTGGTTTGATCCAAATCATAGATCTTACAAAATTGTGCGGAGTAGTTGCCACTGAAAAGGTGAGGAATGTTTTCTCTGCTGCCCCAGcttcctgtagctgtgttaACAAAGCCTCACAGAACCCAAAACCGGAAAACACAGTTCCCAGGTTTGTTTTCTAAGCAGGATGCTGGTCGAGAACTGGGCCCGAAACTGGAACACAGTTCCCAGGCTTGTTTTCTAAGCAGGATACTGGTTTTCTGTTCCACTGAGTGAAGCTCAACTTGGATTTGGATTTACTATAATGAAATTAACATGTTTCATCCTCCAAAGGCCCAGTAGTTCATTTTTGTCGACCATGAGTCTGTGGTCAAAATTTCAAGAATCACAAATTCTATTATGCGGAAACCCActtcattcaataaaaataaaataatattttgaatattttcactgaaaaacgtattatgtcaaaaaaaatacTACAAATGTTTTTCTGATGGGTCTAAGCAGGATGTCCCTGAAATCTGACGCGTGACCGTGATGAAGTCATCAGTTTGGTGTCCCTCGGgtaggggtggaggtggggttcatgcagtttGGATGAGTAACAATGTcttgatttataaaaaacattttgcctaTGTTTGAagcttgatttgactgtttgtttacctcagtgttataaaagcctgttatggctatataaCATAGCCTGTAGGTCATTGTTTGTTCAATACAGccttaaaaagcaaattacctgttgttaaactggattattattgatgtaaTTGTAAAAACATGACTTATTGCTTCAATATTTCGACAACAGCAGTGGCAGTTATTCTAATGGTAAAAATATGGGATTTCTGGCTTTTTATGCAGCTTCTGTGTAAAACTCCACCCACTTCTGGTTTATGCCACGCCcacttccattaaaaaaaatctgaatacaaataattttgttggtttgACACAAATATAGATACAAATAAAAGCAGTGGcatctccccccgcccccaataGCTACCGCATTGCTGCCTTCTGTAGGCACTGAACAACTGAGCAAAAAATGCGTTAGACATTAACAGGGCGGTGTTTTGGGGGGAGCTTCGAAACTCTTGATTTGAGTGACATGTTCGTCGCTGAGTAAACTCACAGTCAGGGTTTCCGTACCACATAATAATGACATATACTGTGCACCAATACAAtagcataaatattttaacgtattactatttttaaaaatattattgttgttgtaattgttattattagtagtagcagtatcaGTAGCTCTAGCAAtaacagtagtagcagcagtagttcAACAATAATAGCAATAAACACCTTTACTGATGTACAGATAAATGTAGATAAATACAAGTATTTATATCTCATAATAATCAGAGATGTGTTGATAGAGCCATACATGTCTGATACTGGAAAGGCAGTTAGAATGCATGACCTTCCTGACAGGACTGGATTCATATAGCCACAGATCTGATATCCGCTCTGGCTTTTTCTATTCTTTTTAGGAGATGGCTGCTATCGGTCATTTATTGCTTCTCAGCAGGTGTAAAACTGAACGGAAGGTTCTAGATCAATTATAAACTACCTGAACAGCCACTGATAGCAGCTTTAAAATGGGGCCTTTACACTGAAGGTCAAGTTCAGTAGCCTTGTTTGCTTTGtgaagtatatattttttttgcattatctGAATCAACCAAAGCTTgagaaaacaacacaaattccAATGGaagtgaaatatatattttcattttgtatttatcaAGTACTGTAGATATTAGGATAGGAACATATTTCTCAGCACTAGAACTGGAGACTAGTTCAGGAACAGCTCTGCTTTTTCCACTCTGTCGCATTCTGGTACTGAAGCTTGGAAACGTTCTGTCTGTTCCACCCACACACTCCACAGCCAGGACCCACCTGCTTAATTATACAGAAACAAAGTCTGCTGCTGATAGTGTTTTTATTCGGTGCAGAGTATGCACTCAGAATATTAGTGTGTGTCCCTCTGCagatattttgtctttgttttatgcCAGAGATGCAATATTAGACTGCTCTTCTGTAGATACAGTGTTCCTATTTTGAGCacatttctactttttttttctttgaaaggaaatatgaatgtgtagCTTTtagcaaatgacaaaaaaagttgaACTTCTTGTCATTCCTGTTCATGGAGTACACACGTATGATGCACTGCAGTGCTCTAAAGAAGTATTcgggagaagaaagagagacagtggTGCATTCCATGCTTTTCtttggtcatgtgacagagatggccacgcccacacccaGAGTGATCAACCTGAGCAAGAGCGAGGGGCGGAGCTTCGGCTTCTTCTTGCGCGAGGAGCAGGGCGAGGAGGGTCACCTGATCCGAAATCTGGAGCTGGGCGGCCCGGCCGAGCTGGCCGGCATGAAGGACGGGGACCGCATCCTGAGGGTCAACGGGACGTTCGTGGATCGGTTGGACCACTCACAGGTGAGCTCCGCCCAGGGGGGGGCGGTCTGTGACAGATTCTGAAATGACCTCATTCTCATAGAGACTTCCTGTATACATGGTTCAGGAGGAAGCAACCAATTTAGCTTCCTGTATACATGGCTCAGAAAGCCATCGCCCTCTTGGTTTCCTGTGTACATGGTTCAGGAGACAGTAACCCTCTTAGCCTCCTGTATGCATGGTTCAGAAAGAAGTAGCACTCTTAGCTTCCTGTATATGTGGTTCATGAGGAAGTAGCTCATTTAGCTTCCTGCATACATGTATCAAGAGGAAATAACCTTTTTACCTTCCTATATACATGGTTCAAAAGGAAGTAGCACATTTAGCTTACTGTATACATGGTTCAGGAGGAAGTAGCCCCCttaacttcctgtttgtttcctgttCCAGGTGGTGGATATGGTGAAGCGCAGTGGAAACACCGTAACGTTTCACATCCTGGACCAGGCCTCCTACAAACAGGCCAAGGCGGACGGGGTCGACTTGTTcaacccccagccccgccccacccaggCACAGCCTGTCATGAATGGTGTAGCTGGGTCGATGCCCAAACCCAAACTCTGCTTCCTGGTGAAGGCTAAGAACGAGTATGGCTTTTCGCTGAAGTCCACTCATGGTGAGGGCCCAGTTTGTTCTGCAGACCTAGACAATTAAAAACTGCCATTTTGGTTCTCAGACCGTAGACCAAGGCTTTCAGCCCATCTGTCACCATTGCTTACCAAAAGCCCAAGTGCGCATCTAACACTTTCTCAAGAACTTGCGTCCTCCAAGCGTATCTGCCTTAACTACGAGACCTGGCAAGCAGTTCCATGCATTAACtgtccgtttaaaaaaaattttcttgaCATTATGTAAGCATTTACCATTAATTAATCTCCGCCTAAGCCTTGTAGTTTTGCTGACAGTCTTACGGAAAGAGCGCTTCATGTCATTATAGCTTGAGTGACTTTTATATATCTATGTattggtgatgatgatgattattattattgttattattatttttattactattacatacttttgttgttgttgtactgtctgtctgtctgtctgtctgtgtgtctggtgtAAGGTGAGAAGGGCATTTTCATGACCAATGTGACCCCCGGGGGTGTGGCGGAGAGGGCCGGGGTGAAGGCCCAAGACCGCATCGTGGAAGTGAACGGCGAAAACGTGGAGCACGCCACGCACGAGCAGATCGTGGAGAAGGTTACACACATGTCGTTTGTTTCACAAAATCTCACGCTGTACCACGAGAGCGCACGGATTAAGAGTCTGACCTTTTAAAGCGGATCTCTGCTGAGGTTTGAATTCAGCAGCGCGGTTCTCACCATGGTTTTGAGCGATGCTGTGTTTTTATGGAAAGCCCTTCTTCCAGGCACTGGATAGCACTGCTGAAACATCCTTGTGCTGAGGCTTCATGAGCCCTAAATTTGGTGGACCATGTCATCAGTGACCTCACTGATTCGGAAACAGTCCATGATTCCCTCTCGATAGAAAAATGCATTGATTTCTtcatttgttgatttaaaaataaaacatatatctATTCCAGTTAAGTGGAAATCTCTGTGGAAGAGAAAGTCAAACAGAGCCTCACAAGGGATTTTTCCCAGTCTAgaaggaatttttaaaaaataaaataaaataaaagccctGAACTGAGCCAGACTGGGGGAATAAAACCTCCCTTGTGAAGTTCTGTGTGACCTCCACTTCCACAAAGATTTCCACTTATCTCTGTCTAAAAGATAAGCCGAGGCTAAACTGAATTATAGAATCCgtgacccccccctctctcaacACCACCTTTCCGGTGCTTTCCGTTGCCCCTGTGGGGGACCGTGGGGGGGGGATTCGCTGTTCACCTGTGTTGCGGTGTGTGGCAGGTGAGGGCCTCGGGCGCCAGCGTCCTGTTCCTATTGGCTGACGAAGAGACGGACAGCCACTACAGGAACCGGAATCTGCAGCTGAGGGCGGAGCTGGCCACCCTTAAGCTCCTCCCCCACAAGCCGCGTATCGCCGAGGTGACGAAGGGCACCGACGGCTACGGCTTCTTCCTGCGAGCCGACCCAAACATGGAAGGTGCGTTTGAGTGGCAGGGTCAACGTCCCATGTGGGGAGGGGTCACGTCTGCCTAAAGGCAAGAGGAGGTCATTAGAAGTTCCagccctattcctggagatctaccgtcctgtaggttctctCTCCTaccctagcaaagcacacctcattcacaaGTTAGAGATATCATTGAActgctaattagtggaatcagtGGTGTCAAATTAAGGTTCATCTCCAGGAACGGAGTTGGGCTGCATCGATCTAACCAAACTAGACTTGTCATCTTAACCCCATTCTGCAAGAATAACTGCACCTGACTGCCATCATTGCATTGGTTGAGCGGTGAGACGGTCAACCATGGAAAATTCAGGAGCAGTACGTTGCTGGAGGCTCAATAAGACAAAACATGTCCTTGCTTCATCATCGGGACATAAGGGCCCCTCAGCCAAATTAAGCAAAAGGGGAAAATTGTGCACATCAGAGAAGCTAACAGTATACACAAGCGTaatgctcctccccctctcaggCCACTTCATAAAGGACATTGACCTCGGCAGCCCCGcgcaggaggcggggctgagGGACATGGACCGCCTGGTGGCCGTGAacggacaggaagtggagtCCCTGGGTCACGAGCAGGTCGTGGAGAGAATCCGGCAGTGCGGGGGGTCCTGCTCTCTGCTGGTGGTGGATGAAGAGACTGACAAAATGTACAAGAAGGTACGTGGTTGCCTGTATTCTAGGCCCTAATGCtttgcatttattaataatCTGTCATCATATCCTCAGTGGTGGCCTGTCACGGGCCATCGAATGGCAGTTTGTTTTGatctttgtggaaaaaataaaataactcagTGTGTATAACTTTACAGGCAGGAGTGTCTCCCCTTTTCTACTGGAACGAGGTGAGGGGGTCCCATCAACAGACGAGCCCCCCTGCATCCCCCAACGGTGGCACACCTGCCCCCGAACCTGTGCctaccccgccccctgcctctTCCCAGCCAATCCCGGAAGAGTACAAACCCAAGCTCTGCAAGCTCGAAAAGACTGCCAGTGGATTTGGGTTCCACCTCAATGGCGTCCATGGGGTACCTGGTCAGTATTTGAAGGAGGTAAGATGGGGGCGCACCTGCACGGGCTGTCattgtgtgaaatgtgctgGTTTGAAACGTATGTTTTTCAGGTAGTGCAACTTTGGTTTGACCGTGGTGTACATAGACATTGTACTTATGGTGGTAAACACCATATTTCAAAACTTGAATGTTAATGAATGAATCCATTTTCATATTACAGCATTACAATTTTGGGTAAAAGAAGAATAGCTGAGGTTTGGTTCTGACTTCGGGGACTTCATTTGGAGTTAAGAAAACAGCTTAAACTTGGTTTTCTTGGCTGTAAGTGACTGTGTACATATATAGTTGTTATGCTCTACCCTGTTCTGTGGTTGTGGTGTAATTACTCATGCTTTAGGCCAATTAATATAACATGATACCATTCTTTTTATAACAGTAGGCTCCTAACATAAGATTTAGTTGAATacaaatctggaaaaaaaggtaATCTGATGTGGATTTTTTCTACATCCAAGAATACAGGAGATGGCATATGATTCattaataactttttattcAACTTGCAGTGAAACACAGTGTGGGTTCGGGGGTGGGGTTATTTACCTAATTGGTCACTTTATCTCTCTTTGTCATATTGAAGATTTCCCACacagatactgtatgtatatatatttatttaactcGGGAGAACAACCCAATTTTGTCAATTGAGAATTATGTACTGTGCAGAGTTTGACACtgaatttgttaaaataaaaaataaaaaaacataaaagcaaaaattGTACTTCCCAaagcaataaatatataatgaaacTGCATCTGGCCTTGAGCCACATCTTTTAGTTTTCGGTTTAATGCTTTGGTGCCCTGCAGATGCTGTCCTGGAATGTGAATGTGGgagtttgtgaattctgtcctTCTCCATGCGGTTTCgtcttccattttaaaacagccTGCTGCTGAAACCCGGCATGAGCACCGGCCGCGTCGCAGTGACACTGACGTGTCCGTCACTCTTGCCCGTTTCCAGGTGGTGAAGGGCGGGGTGGCCGACAGGGCGGGCCTGGAGGACGACGATGTCGTGATCGAGGTGGGTGGGGTCAACGTGGAGGACAGCACCCACGAGCAGGTGGTGGAGAGGATCACTGGCAGCGGCGACGCCCTCACCCTGCTGGTTGTCAGCAAAAAGGCCTACAACTTCTTCAAGGCCAAAAAGATTCCCATCAGCACCCTGCTGCTGGAGCAGGCTGCTCTCGACACGCTTGAGATTCCTGAGACGCCCGAGGCACCTGAGTCATCCGACAGCACGCTGGAgcagggagaagaggaagaggagcgaaaggaagaagaggagg includes:
- the pdzk1 gene encoding Na(+)/H(+) exchange regulatory cofactor NHE-RF3; translated protein: MATPTPRVINLSKSEGRSFGFFLREEQGEEGHLIRNLELGGPAELAGMKDGDRILRVNGTFVDRLDHSQVVDMVKRSGNTVTFHILDQASYKQAKADGVDLFNPQPRPTQAQPVMNGVAGSMPKPKLCFLVKAKNEYGFSLKSTHGEKGIFMTNVTPGGVAERAGVKAQDRIVEVNGENVEHATHEQIVEKVRASGASVLFLLADEETDSHYRNRNLQLRAELATLKLLPHKPRIAEVTKGTDGYGFFLRADPNMEGHFIKDIDLGSPAQEAGLRDMDRLVAVNGQEVESLGHEQVVERIRQCGGSCSLLVVDEETDKMYKKAGVSPLFYWNEVRGSHQQTSPPASPNGGTPAPEPVPTPPPASSQPIPEEYKPKLCKLEKTASGFGFHLNGVHGVPGQYLKEVVKGGVADRAGLEDDDVVIEVGGVNVEDSTHEQVVERITGSGDALTLLVVSKKAYNFFKAKKIPISTLLLEQAALDTLEIPETPEAPESSDSTLEQGEEEEERKEEEEEKRSDNGEETGEEQQEEEVNCPATPPSQSESGNRKASVSSSVSSSPSEDERL